In the genome of Gammaproteobacteria bacterium, the window CACCAACAAAGCTACTCAACAGCAGCAGCGTCGGCAAAAAAATGGGCCAGTGATTATAATCGACTGAGCTAAACCCGGTGGTCGTACCCATGGATACCACATGAAAAACCCCTTTAACCAATACCTGGTCAATACTGTCAAAGACCTCATATTGATAAAGATAACTCAAGGTAATCAAGGAGGTCGTCCCCAGCAATAATAGATAGACCTTGACCTCAGTATCCATGATATAGGCAGTCAGACTTTTTGAATTCCACGCCAGAAAATGCAGTGCAAAATTCATCCCTGCCAACAACATAAACACAATAGCAACCACCTCAATGGCAGGACTATTAAAATAGCCTATGCTCAAATCATGGGTAGAAAAACCACCAATCGCAATTGTCGAAAAGGCATGCGCCACCGCATCAAATAGCGTCATCCCTGCCACCCAGTAAGCCAAGGTGCACGCCACAGTAAGCCCAAGATAGATATACCAGAGTGCCTTCGCCGTCTCGGTAATGCGTGGAGTGAGCTTGTTATCCTTCATCGGCCCCGGGGTCTCGGCACGATACAATTGCATACCACCGACACCCAGCATCGGCAGAACGGCAACCGCCAATACAATAATACCCATACCACCCAACCACTGCAGTAGTTGCCGATAAAACAATACCGCATGGGACAGATCATCAATACCGGTAATCACCGTAGCCCCCGTGGTAGTCAAACCAGACAAGGACTCAAACACCGCATCGGTGATACTCATATTGGCACCGTCAGGATGCAACAACGGTATCGAACCAACAACAGCAAGAACCGTCCAGAACAACATAACAACGAAGAAACCATCACGTACCCGCAGCTC includes:
- a CDS encoding potassium transporter, whose translation is MQYKNILRIFGLLLMLFSITMLPSLGIAWWYGDGASQAFSDGFFAPLIIGAVLWSFYRNNKKELRVRDGFFVVMLFWTVLAVVGSIPLLHPDGANMSITDAVFESLSGLTTTGATVITGIDDLSHAVLFYRQLLQWLGGMGIIVLAVAVLPMLGVGGMQLYRAETPGPMKDNKLTPRITETAKALWYIYLGLTVACTLAYWVAGMTLFDAVAHAFSTIAIGGFSTHDLSIGYFNSPAIEVVAIVFMLLAGMNFALHFLAWNSKSLTAYIMDTEVKVYLLLLGTTSLITLSYLYQYEVFDSIDQVLVKGVFHVVSMGTTTGFSSVDYNHWPIFLPTLLLLSSFVGGCAGSTGGGIKVIRFLLLIKQGMREIKQLVHPSAQIVVKVGKKVMSDRVIRSIWGFFSAYVAAFVVMMMLLMAMGLDQVTAFSAVAACMNNLGPGLGAVAYHYGDLADPAKWVLSFAMLLGRLEIFTILVLLSPTFWRR